From one Octopus bimaculoides isolate UCB-OBI-ISO-001 chromosome 1, ASM119413v2, whole genome shotgun sequence genomic stretch:
- the LOC106869894 gene encoding protein DD3-3, whose translation MSLKCAISCLLLFAIITAVNSDMFSQNPRGSNNRLNENTAQRKEANRLFDSQNNNKGGYNVGDATNNAAKKIEDQYQMKYFQSASISRTDPKKGNTFLKLEWVNQHGCGVDDEMDPNKKRCNLVLQYMCQKMNPDDKLDTLRDGVNTNKQNFNENQANPKNHQESKKFKNIVNMNSGLHESWDWYDKCYQRERNNGLFTADQNLNNKNGYKRATQTRQNAGGGRSGYECPEERDYYPYWHPTPWLDIVVFAQKSNDCQSYRDKSFNKHNYGECVEFYPDKSRKCTSRWNNKADCEKNKKTWVEFSSYLEKAPQYKTAEECKNAKSKVHVEHLWGLPWDTKNISHKECLVRADAPECHKAAYSRYNISTDDYDPATTTAAQNGNKKSPVLNDPVVNVAGLPLQLAINTAQFGRVFQDRSHIFYLMPRPSGVTQNIHNLNVRGKRGNIVQTFSAVEYDFVPNSLTINSDELVHIQWTGSNTHNNNNDGNDGEGNAGTDRNNIVQSKRAGVSYPLPYSNTTLWKNSRIVWIYHKETKISPKDLALNLASSGYYTCVNSAKCPAALANESLDKKAKMNNVLNNAPASYKGVLLSIKKGNYYYLCSRNNNFTNRSQKGVIHVK comes from the exons ATGTCGTTAAAGTGTGCAATTTCCTGCCTGCTGTTATTTGCTATCATCACAGCAGTGAACTCTGACATGTTCTCTCAAAATCCCCGTGGTTCCAATAACAGACTCAATGAAAACACAGCCCAACGCAAAGAAGCAAACCGTTTGTTTGACTCTCAG aacaacaacaaaggtGGTTACAATGTTGGTGATGCCACAAACAATGCAGCAAAGAAGATCGAAGATCAATATCAAATG AAATACTTCCAGAGTGCTTCCATATCAAGAACGGATCCAAAGAAAGGCAACACCTTTCTGAAACTGGAATGGGTCAACCAGCATGGTTGTGGCGTAGATGATGAGATGGACCCAAACAAGAAGCGGTGTAATTTGGTCCTGCAGTACATGTGTCAGAAAATGAACCCTG ATGATAAGCTTGACACACTGAGAGATGGAGTGAACACtaataaacaaaatttcaatGAGAATCAGGCAAATCCCAAGAATCATCAGGAgagtaaaaaatttaaaaatatcgTTAATATGAACTCTGGCCTTCACGAGAGCTGGGACTGGTATGACAAATGTTATCAACGTGAACGAAATAATG GTTTATTTACTGCTGACCAAAActtgaataataaaaatggttataAGCGAGCCACTCAAACTCGTCAGAATGCTGGTGGTGGCAGAAGTGGTTATGAATGTCCAGAGGAGAGAGATTACTATCCTTACTGGCATCCAACTCCTTGGCTTGATATTGTTGTCTTTGCTCAAAAATCTAACGATTGTCA AAGTTACCGTGATAAAAGCTTCAATAAGCATAATTATGGAGAATGTGTAGAGTTTTACCCAGATAAGTCAAGAAAATGTACATCAAGATGGAACAATAAAGCAGATTgtgagaaaaacaagaaaacttgGGTTGAGTTTTCTAGTTACCTTGAGAAAGCACCAC AATATAAAACTGCTGAAGAATGCAAGAATGCTAAATCAAAAGTCCATGTGGAACATTTATGGGGTCTTCCTTGGGACACCAAAAATATCAGCCACAAAGAATGTTTGGTGCGTGCAGATGCTCCAGAATGTCACAAGGCTGCTTATTCTCG atacAATATCAGTACGGATGACTATGACCCTGCCACAACAACAGCTGCACAGAATGG TAACAAAAAGTCTCCTGTTCTAAATGACCCTGTCGTTAATGTTGCTGGTCTGCCCCTTCAACTTGCTATCAATACAGCCCAGTTTGGTCGGGTCTTCCAGGACAGAAGTCACATCTTCTACCTGATGCCACGGCCTTCGGGTGTGACACAAAACATCCACAACCTGAACGTCCGAGGTAAACGAGGCAACATTGTACAAACCTTCTCAGCTGTGGAGTACGACTTTGTACCCAACTCACTAACTATAAATTCCGATGAGCTGGTACACATCCAGTGGACAG GTAGTaacacacacaataacaacaatgatggaaATGACGGAGAAGGTAATGCCG GAACTGATCGCAACAACATCGTGCAGTCAAAGCGAGCTGGTGTCAGTTACCCTCTGCCTTATAGCAATACCACTCTTTGGAAGAACAGTCGAATAGTTTGGATATATCATAAAGAAACCAAAATAAGTCCTAAAGATCTTGCTCTCAATTTGGCTTCGTCGGGATATTATAC gTGTGTGAACTCAGCGAAATGCCCCGCTGCCCTTGCAAATGAGAGTTTGGACAAGAAAGCCAAAATGAACAATGTTTTAAACAATGCCCCTGCTTCATACAAAGGTGTTTTACTTAGTATAAAGAAGGGCAACTATTATTACTTGTGCAGTCGAAACAACAACTTCACTAACAGGAGCCAGAAGGGGGTCATTCATGTGAAATAA